tgctcttctgagggttagtttggactcgatgggccaaatggcctgcttccattcaGTAAGGATTCTTTCGCTCATTAGCAGTAAAGCATCTAGAGGTGATGAATGatattgtataaatgcaagtcagtCTTTCTTTTTGAACCATATGGCATAAATTTACAATGAGTCTCTGATAACCATATGCACTTCAAAAATGTTGATAAACAAAACAtgcaatttttcatttttaaaagaaacttgcATCACAGAAAGAGGGCGTTCACCAGCGGTGCCCTTGTTGGTTTTTATCATAGGTGCATCCAGTTAGTCacagttctgagcaagggtcaatGGAcactaaacattaactctgatttctctccagagatgctgccagacctgatgagcttctccagtaatttttgcttttgtttcagattttcagcatccacagttctttatttcaaTTTAGTCATGGTGTATTGTCCTCTGCTTGTGATGTTTTAAGTTTCCTAGTTCCAAGGTtattgaataaaatctggaagaaCTACAGATactgtcctgaggaagggtcactggatccaaaacattttctctccacagatgctgccagacttgctgggcttttccagcaattgctgtttttgtgtcCAAGGTTATTAAATCTGTCTCTGCCATCCTTTGAGACAGTACATTCTGGATTATAAAAAGAAAGATATTGTctggggcagcacgatggctcagtggttagcactgctgcctcacagcaccagggtcccaggttcaattccaaccttgaatgactgtcaatgtggagtttgcacgttctccctgtgtctgtgtgggtttcctccaggtgctccggtttcctcccagtcacaacgatgtgcaggtcaggtggattggccatgctaaattgccaatagtgttaggcgcattagtcagagggaaatgggtctgggtgggttactcttcggtgggtcagtgtggactggttgggccgaaggtcctgtttccacactatagggaatctaacctaaaaaaaagagaaatctctTCCACCCCCCACCTCTTTTGACTATGATCTTAAACCAGTCCCCTTGACTCCTGAGTCTTCCACAAGTAGAAACATTATCTTTTTATTTACTTATTCATtagtgagatgtgggtgtcactggctggccaagtatttattgaccatcacTAGTTgttccttcagaaggtggtggagagctgctttCCTGAGCAGTTGCCATCCCAAGTGCTGTGCGTTGACcgacaatgtcattagggagggaattccaggattttgacccagctacagtgaagggatggtgatatatttctaagtcagggtggtgagtgacttacCATCTCCTTTATCCTTGATCTTTTTGAACACTTTTGATGAATCTCTCCTCCAGCTGGGctggaaagaataaaaaaaactggatgtaggtttgctcgctgagctggaaggttcattttcagacatttcgtcaccatactaggtaataccTTCAATGAGCCTCTGAACGAAGCCTTTGCcccgaggcccactgaagatgttacctagtatggtgacgaaccttccagctcagcgagcaaacatacatccagaacctcaacctgagctacaaatcttctcaaatctcgcTAAAAAACTCCCAGTTTCCCCAACCAGCTGAATCCTCTCAGTTATAATTAATCTGTTTAGCCAGACTGGTGATGAATAAGATTGCAACTGCACCTTTAATGGCATCTTTTTTTCAGAGAGCAGTTTGCTTTCATATATGTATGTACACATATGTATACATAATGTGTACATTATGTTTCTAACTTGTAGTCATCTTTGCCTGGCACTAGATGTCTCTATGGCGCTTCTCAAACATCTTGCAGAGTTGAACAGCAGCCTTAGGAAGTCAAGTCTCCAGATGTCCGCATGGGACTTATGTTGCTCGTTGCTCTGGAGTGACGGGGGTGAGCAGATTTACCGCTTGCTTCGCGATCCGGCAGCACACCGCATTACCCTGGAGCAGGGAATGAGGTGGGTAGCCAGGCAGGAGTCTGAACGCCAGTTTGTGACAAGAGGTAGCGGTAACTAGGCAAAAAAaaagaggtggggtggggggggggggggggtgttggagtTGGATTTACTCAAAGATGGGGCCGGTGGTGTTGGTCGAATAAGCATGGACAGAATGTGACACAGACCAAAAATTCTCTCGGTTGCGCGAAGGATAAATATTACCGGGCAAGAGAGACCGCTTGAAAATTAAATATGGGGCATATTGCAAAAAGAGCGAGACGCTGAAGGAGAGTGGGAGCTGTGCTGTGCTCTGGATGTAACTTCAGAGGAAAGCTGCCgcattttctttcttgttgaacGTGCCGCTCAATGATGATCCTCTCTGCACCTGTAGAGACAAGTAGGGGGAGCAGGACCACACGGGAAATTCCGGGCGACCCTTCTACCATGTGCTGCTGAAATGACACCATTAATGATTGATGCTGTTTCATGGCGTGTTCCCCcccccctctctgtctcccttctctctctctcttttctctgttGGATGCTGGACGTACAGTGCGtgagagagaaatcagcgttactCTGGTCTGCATCCCTTTGAATTattcagctttcttttcaaaaaccTTTCTACGTTTAAGGCATCAGATGAGCTTGGACGGTTGTTAAGCTGTGGACTGCGGACACGTTTTGAACATTGGAGGAAAGAGCTAGGCGCCTGTCAGACAAATGCAAGCTGCAGATCCAACAGTCACGGTGTTCCTACATATACTTTGCGGGTAGGTACAGTTAGAAACCTTATACTGGAGCGACAGATAATGTGTTCCTGATCACGTTAAGAGATTGCTTAGAGATATTATGAAAAATGATGGGgaaggaggggtgggggagggagattTGAAGAGTAATTATTATTTAGCAATTGGGAATCAGATACATGATCTCAGTTGATCTCATTTGGGAATATTCCTCTCACTTGGAGCTGAATTCAGGCGAAAAATAAATAATATCCATTTGAGAAGGCAGAGCCCAGAGGATGTTCTGGTGTCAGCCTTGGGATTAACCCTTCGCTGAGTGTGAGCAGTGTCCGGCCGCTCGCTGCCGCTGGCCATCATTTCAGCCCCCCTGGGTCTGAGATGGTATCGCTGCATTGCATGGTCCAGCTTTGATGTCGACGATGCGCTTGTTTTAGAAACTCGGCTGCtcagagggacagggagagaaggTAACGGAACTTTGAGGATGCTGTTCTCGGGCAGGAACCCgggcgctgtacatctctgtgactcgatgactcttGCAGCCCTGGTCGCTGGGATCTCTCCCACCGCACTCCCACCCAAGCCGACCTTTCATTCGCGTTTGCTGATCGTTCACACTCATTCCGGGTTTGGACAACTTTAGCTGTTCGTTCGCCTTCGTCTCTTGACTTGCTATTTATTCCGGTCACTCTGCATTgctcccccctcccatttcccttccactcgctttctctccctctctctctcttcaacacTCTCCCCTTCCCCTTTTCGTTCCCCGCACTCCCTCTCTCTTCTACTCTTCAAAGCTTCCTCCTTCCCCTCTCTGTTTCCCCATCTCCCGTNNNNNNNNNNNNNNNNNNNNNNNNNNNNNNNNNNNNNNNNNNNNNNNNNNNNNNNNNNNNNNNNNNNNNNNNNNNNNNNNNNNNNNNNNNNNNNNNNNNNNNNNNNNNNNNNNNNNNNNNNNNNNNNNNNNNNNNNNNNNNNNNNNNNNNNNNNNNNNNNNNNNNNNNNNNNNNNNNNNNNNNNNNNNNNNNNNNNNNNNNNNNNNNNNNNNNNNNNNNNNNNNNNNNNNNNNNNNNNNNNNNNNNNNNNNNNNNNNNNNNACAATTCcctcctcttttctctctctctgtctctgtctctctctcgctctctgtcttaTGCACATCACTAAAGATTGCCACTATTctgccccctctctccctcccccaggTGGATGGTACCAAGATGTTCCTCCTGGTCTGGTTGGCTCTCTCAGTGCCGGGCACCTCTCCATCCTCCGGGCCGGATACCAAGGCGATCTGCTCGGTGTGTTCGTGTGCGGCAGTCGAGCACATTTTGTATATTTCCTGTGACAAAGGCAGCAGCTTGTACAGACCGAGCCAGCTCCGACCCCCGACCGCCAGCATGTACCACCTCAACTTGCAGAACAACCTACTGGGCACCCTGTACCCACACAgcttcaccaacttcaccaacgcCATCTCGCTACAGCTCGGCAATAACAAACTGCAGGAGATCCAGGCGGGAGCGTTCCGGGGTCTGACTCACCTCAAACAGCTACACCTGAACAACAATGAGCTGCAGCTCCTGCGGGCTGACATGTTCCTGGGGTTGGAGAACCTGGAGTATCTCCAGGCCGACTATAACCTCATCAGGGTCATCGAGAAGGGCACCTTCAACAAGATGCACCGTCTCAAGGTGCTGATCCTCAATGACAACCTGATCTCATCGCTGCCAGACAACATCTTCCGCTTCGcctccctcacccacctggaCCTGAGGGGTAATCGACTGCAGAACATCCCTTACATCGGCGTGCTGGAACACATAGGCAGGATTGTGCAGTTTCAGCTGGAGGACAACCCCTGGAATTGTTCGTGCCAGCTCTTGGCACTGGCCAGCTGGTTGGAGAACATGCCTTACCATCTCTACATCGGGGATCCAGCCTGTGAGACCCCAGCGCAGCTCAATGGCAGGCTGCTGAAGGAGATGACCCAACGGGAGCTGTGTCCCGAGGAAGCAGAGGGTCTCCCGGACCCCAGCCAGCCCCCACCTTTCCAGCTGAGCCCCCGAGTGACCCGCCGGCCCCAACTTGCTCCCAGGCCCCCCAGCGGCTCGCCTCCCAGGAGGTCCCAGTCCGGGATCGTCTCGGGCAAATTCCTCTCCAGCAACCGCACCTACAGCCAAATCGCTTCTTTCCAAACCCGGGCCCCGCCTCTGGTCCAGTGCCCGGCCCGGTGCGAGTGCCAAAGCGACCCGTCAGACCTGGCGCTGAGTGTCAACTGCCAAGGGAGAGGGGTTGAGAGTGTCAGGGAGCTGCTGCCCACTCCGCCCAGTGCCAGCAAGCTGCTGCTCAGCGGCAACCGcatcagggagatggagagcTCGGAGTTCCGGGGCTACGAGGGCTTGGATCTCCTGGATCTGGGCAACAACAGGATCTCCGCCATCCAGAGGGGGGTCCTGGGTAACCTGACCAACCTGCGGAGGCTCTTTCTGAACGGCAACCAGATTGAGAGACTGTGCCAGGACATGTTCCTGGGGCTGCACAACCTGCAGTACCTTTACCTGGAGTACAACCTCATCCAGGAAGTCCTGGCGGGGACCTTCGACCCCCTGGGCAACCTGCAGCTGCTCTATCTCAACAACAACCTGCTGAAGGGGCTGCCGGCCTACGCCTTCTCGGTGGTGCCCCTGGCCCGGCTCAACCTGAGGAACAACCACTTCATGTACCTGCCGGTCAGCGGCGTGTTGGACCAGCTCAGGTCCTTGAGCCAAATCGACCTGGAGGGGAACCCCTGGGACTGCACCTGCGACCTGGTGGCCCTGAAGCTGTGGGTGGAGAAGCTGAGCGGCGCCACCACAGTGAAGGACGTGAGGTGCGAGACCCCGGTCGAGTTTGCCGGCCTGGACCTGAGGGAGCTGAGGAGCGAGGTGCTGTGTCCCAGGCTCCTGACCAAAGCCGGGGCAGTGAGCCCGAGCCCTGAAGCCAGCTTCGCTCCTGAAGCGCCCCCTCTGAACCTGAGCAAAGCCAGCACTGGGGGTCCTGTCCCCCTCTCCATCCTCATCCTCAGTATCCTGGTGGTGTTAATCCTCACCGTGTTCGTGGCGTTCTGCCTCCTGGTGTTCGTCTTGCAGAGGCACAAGAAAGGAGCAGGCAAGCACGAAGGGATGGCGAGCCAGGAGTGCACCTCCATGCAGCTCCAACTCAAGGAAGGGGAGCAGCCAGCCGCCCGGGGAGAGGGCTCCCAGCCGGGAACCGCGGGCAAGTTCATGCCGCAGACCATCGAGCAGCTCAGGAAGACTTACCCCGAGCAAGGCAGCCCGTTCGCCGACCCCCAGGGCCAGACCATCTTCCTCAGGAACGTCAGTGACAAGGACAAGAAGCGACTGAGCACCATCGACGAGTTGGACGAGTTGATCCCCAGCAGAGATCCCCACCAGCTCTACCGCAATCTGGTCGAGGGCAAGCAGGAGGTCAACAGCATCGGCTTCGGCGGCTTCGAGTTGCAGCAGCCCGAGAAACAGGGCGAGGGCAAAAAACTGAGGAAGTCTCTGCTGGGCTCCGGTCATTCCAAAATGCTGATGGAACAGCGCAAGGGCGAGTACTCGGAGCTGAAAGCCAAACTCCACGGGACCCCAGATTACTTGCAAGTTCTGGAGGAACAAACAGCTTTGAGTCAGTTGTAGGACAGCTGCAAATgggtgttcttttttaaaaaagaaatatatatatataatatatgaaAAAGTgcctttcatttatttcaattgcAGATATTGACCGGAGCCTGGAGCGATTCCTTCtcttctcccccccaccccccatcgcAACGACGCAACGTGCTCCTCAGAGACTTTTATAAACTGCAGGATTTTCAATAcgtttgaaaaataaacaaaaaaaaaatcacagactcCCAACATGCCAAGCACTGGGAAAGTCCAACTGCGGACGAACAACACAATCAATGGTAACaggattcctttttttttaaaaaagaaaattgtattcCGTGACTCAGTTCCAAAGTGTCCCACTGTCGAAAAGGCTCTGCTCTGGTCTTTTTAAGATATTCACAAGGTGCGATAGGTTGTCCTTTGTTACTGTGCTAAAAAACCCCTCCTCCCCCTTCCCCAAAATCTtctccccctccacccaccctcccaccAACAGTTCAGACCCCCTCCCCAGTGGGACTGACCATTTGCTTTTCTGTGCGTTCGCCTGAAACAGCCAGTGTTCTGATACATTTGATGCAACTTTCTAACTTTTTTTGCATGATGGACTTGTGCAGTTTCTAAATGGGACTTGGACTGGAAGGGGGTTGGGATAGCATGGGACAGAGAGATGTCAACTCAGTGTCCAAGGTGACCTTTGCTTAAATTATTATTCCTTATGATAAATTACCAAAACTGTAGTCCCAGAGAACACCCCGTAGGGAGAATAGGGAAAAGCAAAAATAATTTTGCCTATCTCATTGAACTCAGGTTGTCAGGGTCAATGAGACTTACAGCcagtggagaactgtgaccattctagtaaaacaaaatcattttttttcctctcgTTTCCTATAAGACAGCTTTAAAAACCTTAGATTTTGACTTTTTAATGTTTCAGTAAATGAATCCAAGGTACATAGTCAAGATTGTATGTTCCCACCCCAAGGATATAAGATTGCTTACTGTGTAAGCTTGTTAAATATCGTCATAGCCATAACTTGATCtcactgcagcatttaaaatactTTGAGTTAAAGATTGGCAAATATATATTCATA
Above is a window of Chiloscyllium plagiosum isolate BGI_BamShark_2017 chromosome 15, ASM401019v2, whole genome shotgun sequence DNA encoding:
- the slitrk4 gene encoding SLIT and NTRK-like protein 4; the encoded protein is MFLLVWLALSVPGTSPSSGPDTKAICSVCSCAAVEHILYISCDKGSSLYRPSQLRPPTASMYHLNLQNNLLGTLYPHSFTNFTNAISLQLGNNKLQEIQAGAFRGLTHLKQLHLNNNELQLLRADMFLGLENLEYLQADYNLIRVIEKGTFNKMHRLKVLILNDNLISSLPDNIFRFASLTHLDLRGNRLQNIPYIGVLEHIGRIVQFQLEDNPWNCSCQLLALASWLENMPYHLYIGDPACETPAQLNGRLLKEMTQRELCPEEAEGLPDPSQPPPFQLSPRVTRRPQLAPRPPSGSPPRRSQSGIVSGKFLSSNRTYSQIASFQTRAPPLVQCPARCECQSDPSDLALSVNCQGRGVESVRELLPTPPSASKLLLSGNRIREMESSEFRGYEGLDLLDLGNNRISAIQRGVLGNLTNLRRLFLNGNQIERLCQDMFLGLHNLQYLYLEYNLIQEVLAGTFDPLGNLQLLYLNNNLLKGLPAYAFSVVPLARLNLRNNHFMYLPVSGVLDQLRSLSQIDLEGNPWDCTCDLVALKLWVEKLSGATTVKDVRCETPVEFAGLDLRELRSEVLCPRLLTKAGAVSPSPEASFAPEAPPLNLSKASTGGPVPLSILILSILVVLILTVFVAFCLLVFVLQRHKKGAGKHEGMASQECTSMQLQLKEGEQPAARGEGSQPGTAGKFMPQTIEQLRKTYPEQGSPFADPQGQTIFLRNVSDKDKKRLSTIDELDELIPSRDPHQLYRNLVEGKQEVNSIGFGGFELQQPEKQGEGKKLRKSLLGSGHSKMLMEQRKGEYSELKAKLHGTPDYLQVLEEQTALSQL